The following proteins are encoded in a genomic region of Mustela erminea isolate mMusErm1 chromosome 3, mMusErm1.Pri, whole genome shotgun sequence:
- the CCNJL gene encoding cyclin-J-like protein isoform X3, which produces MRKCCCRGTWLAQPGACNSRWRMVRKFEDREDHVPKLEQINSTRVLSGQNFTLTKKELLNTELLLLEAFSWNLCLPTPAHFLDYYLLASVSQKDQHCHSWPATCPHKTKECLKEYAHYFLEVTLQDHIFYKFPPSVVAAACVGAARICLQLSPYWTRDLQRISNYTLEHLSTCIEILLVAYDNVFKDAVAVKSQALAVVPSTAPAPTQVLFQPPAYPTLSQPATPGLASFQTPVQDLCLAYRDSLQAHRSGSLLSGGSGSSLHTLYPTLQPLDVCPVSLPAPLRVQMAITAEPRHCLTTSYGSSYFSGSHAFPTGCFDR; this is translated from the exons GTAAGTTTGAGGATAGGGAAGACCACGTCCCCAAGCTGGAGCAGATAAACAGTACAAGGGTCCTGAGCGGCCAGAACTTCACCCTCACCAAGAAGGAGCTGCTCAACACGGAACTGCTGCTCCTGGAGGCCTTCAGTTGGAACCTCTGCCTGCCCACGCCTGCCCATTTTCTGGACTACTACCTCCTGGCCTCCGTCAGCCAGAAGGATCAACACTGCCACAGCTGGCCTGCCACCTGCCCCCACAAGACCAAAGAGTGCCTCAAGGAGTACGCCCACTACTTCCTAGAGGTCACCCTGCAAG ATCATATTTTCTACAAATTCCCGCCCTCTGTGGTTGCTGCGGCCTGCGTTGGGGCCGccaggatctgccttcagctttctCCCTACTGGACCAGAGACCTACAGAGGATCTCAAATTACACCCTAGAACATCTCAGCACGTGCATTGAAATCCTCCTGGT AGCCTATGACAACGTCTTCAAGGACGCTGTCGCAGTCAAGAGCCAGGCCTTGGCAGTGGTGCCCAGcacagcccccgcccccacccaagTGCTGTTCCAGCCGCCCGCCTACCCCACCCTCAGCCAGCCGGCGACGCCGGGCCTGGCCTCGTTCCAGACCCCCGTGCAGGACCTCTGCTTGGCCTATCGGGACTCGCTGCAGGCCCACCGCTCCGGGAGTCTGCTCTCTGGGGGATCCGGCTCATCCCTCCACACCCTGTACCCTACCCTCCAGCCCCTGGATGTGTGCCCCGTGTCCCTCCCCGCGCCCCTCCGCGTGCAGATGGCCATCACAGCTGAGCCCAGGCACTGCCTCACCACCAGCTACGGAAGCAGCTACTTCAGCGGAAGCCACGCATTCCCCACAGGCTGTTTCGACAGATAG